A window from Megalops cyprinoides isolate fMegCyp1 chromosome 8, fMegCyp1.pri, whole genome shotgun sequence encodes these proteins:
- the LOC118782362 gene encoding uncharacterized oxidoreductase YjmC-like — MSRCLVLQSEVQSFIERCMLAVGTKRSHAISLAEVLVEGDRRGHYSHGLNRMDMYVKDIQTGICAKDGEPAIVKESAATALVNGNNLLGPVVGNFCMDLAIKKARDVGIGWVVAHGSNHFGIAAYYSMQALKENMIGMSYTNTSPLVVPTRAKECTLGTNPISVAAPANNGDSFVLDMATSAVALGKVELHHRSGEIIPEGWGCDSQGKLSTDPGKVLSGGGLVPIGGCEATGGHKGFGLGLMVEVFCGMLAGSQYSRHIRTWKVTDRVADLGQCFVAVNPENFAPGFNDRMSDLLTLHRCLEPAEPDHPVLAPGDPERQNIKKCTDLGGIPYHVNVVNHMNGFAKTIGVYPLLPTNRPLPE; from the exons ATGAGCAG GTGCCTGGTCCTCCAGTCCGAGGTGCAGAGCTTCATTGAGAGATGCATGCTGGCGGTGGGCACCAAGCGGAGCCATGCCATAAGCCTGGCCGAGGTCTTGGTGGAGGGTGACCGTAGGGGACACTACAGCCATGGGCTCAACAGGATGG ACATGTATGTGAAGGACATCCAGACAGGCATCTGTGCCAAAGATGGGGAGCCAGCAATCGTAAAGGAGTCCGCGGCCACAGCGCTAGTCAATGGCAACAACCTACTGGGGCCTGTGGTCGGCAACTTCTGCATGGATCTGGCCATCAAGAAGGCCAGGGATGTCGGCATCGGCTGGGTGGTAGCCCATG GCTCCAACCATTTTGGCATCGCAGCCTATTACTCCATGCAGGCGCTGAAAGAGAACATGATT GGTATGAGCTACACCAACACCTCTCCACTAGTGGTCCCCACAAGAGCCAAAGAG TGTACGCTGGGTACCAACCCCATCAGTGTGGCAGCACCGGCCAACAATGGTGACAGCTTTGTGCTGGACATGGCTACGTCCGCCGTTGCCCTGGGAAAG gtggagctgcaTCACCGGAGTGGTGAAATCATccctgaggggtgggggtgcgaCTCTCAGGGCAAGCTGAGTACTGACCCAGGCAAAGTGCTGAGTGGGGGTGGACTGGTGCCCATTGGGGGCTGCGAAGCCACAG GTGGTCACAAGGGATTTGGCCTGGGCCTGATGGTGGAAGTCTTCTGTGGCATGCTGGCAGGGTCCCAGTACAGCCGGCACATCCGAACCTGGAAAGTCACTGACCGTGTGGCAGATCTG gGTCAGTGTTTCGTGGCAGTAAACCCTGAAAATTTTGCACCAGGATTCAACGACAGGATGTCTGATCTGCTGACTCTGCACCGATGCCTAGAGCCA GCTGAGCCTGACCACCCTGTGCTTGCCCCCGGAGACCCTGAGAGGCAGAATATTAAGAAATGTACTGACCTGGGTGGAATCCCCTATCACGTGAACGTGGTCAACCACATG aacGGCTTCGCTAAAACCATTGGTGTATACCCCCTATTGCCCACCAACAGGCCACTCCCAGAATAG
- the ifitm5 gene encoding interferon-induced transmembrane protein 5, whose translation MDNATYSYPSDCTPLTSCKSARKPAGSTVINMGHASKPPNDYLVWSLCNTLYVNFCCLGFLALIYSVKARDQKTLGDLRAAQECSDKAKWYNILASGWNLLVPLLAVVLLVLLLVHLGSTEGSFDFFGEDGYQSFMKLFSR comes from the exons ATGGACAACGCCACCTACAGCTACCCATCGGACTGCACTCCGCTGACCAGCTGCAAGTCTGCCCGGAAGCCCGCTGGCTCCACTGTGATCAACATGGGCCATGCGAGCAAGCCACCCAATGACTACCTGGTCTGGTCTCTGTGCAACACCCTGTACGTCAACTTCTGTTGCCTGGGGTTCCTGGCGCTAATCTACTCAGTCAAG GCAAGGGACCAGAAGACCCTGGGGGACCTAAGAGCAGCCCAGGAGTGCTCGGACAAGGCCAAGTGGTACAACATCCTGGCGTCAGGCTGGAACCTGCTCGTGCCCCTGCTGGCAGTGGTGCTGTTGGTCCTACTGCTTGTCCACCTGGGCAGCACTGAGGGCTCCTTCGACTTCTTTGGTGAAGACGGCTACCAGAGCTTCATGAAGCTCTTCAGTAGGTAG
- the LOC118782035 gene encoding dispanin subfamily A member 2b-like: MENVHYQPELLPMQGSSYERLKEPRETTLTRSGVRICAAASAPQPRDHIFWSLFNALYMNTFCLGFAALYFSVKARDRKVVGDLEGAREYGSTARCLNIVALCLSLVSAVIVIVLLSLGVLAVRQTLREEYGG, encoded by the exons ATGGAGAACGTACATTACCAACCAGAATTGTTGCCAATGCAAGGTAGCAGTTATGAGCGACTGAAGGAGCCACGGGAAACAACTTTGACTCGCAGTGGAGTGCGTATCTGCGCTGCGGCTTCGGCTCCGCAACCCCGAGATCACATTTTCTGGTCCCTCTTCAACGCCCTATACATGAACACGTTCTGCCTGGGTTTTGCAGCCCTTTACTTCTCAGTTAAG GCTAGAGACCGAAAAGTGGTGGGAGACCTTGAAGGTGCACGAGAGTACGGATCCACCGCACGCTGCCTCAACATCGTCGCTCTTTGCCTCTCCTTGGTCAGCGCCGTCATCGTCATCGTTCTTCTGTCGCTCGGCGTTCTGGCGGTCCGCCAGACCCTTCGTGAAGAATACGGGggttaa
- the cat gene encoding catalase: MADNRDKATDQMKLWKESRGSQRPETLTTGAGVPVGDKLNEQTAGPRGPLLVQDVVFTDEMAHFDRERIPERVVHAKGAGAFGYFEVTHDVTRFCKAKVFQHVGKTTPIAIRFSTVAGESGSSDTVRDPRGFAVKFYTEEGNWDLTGNNTPIFFIRDALLFPSFIHSQKRNPQTHLKDPDMVWDFWSLRPESLHQVSFLFSDRGIPDGYRHMNGYGSHTFKLINAEGHPVYCKFHYKTDQGIKNLTPEDADRLASTDPDYAIRDLYNAISNGNFPTWTFYIQVMTFEQAEKFPWNPFDLTKVWSHKEYPLIPVGKMILNRNPVNYFAEVEQLAFDPSNMPPGIEPSPDKMLQGRLFSYPDTHRHRLGANYLQLPVNCPFRARVANYQRDGPMCMFENQGGAPNYYPNSFSAPETQPHFIESKFKVSPDVARYNSADEDNVTQVRTFYTQVLNEEERQRLCQNLAGHLKGAQLFIQKRMVQNLMAVHPDYGNRVQALLNKYNAEAKTNAVRVYTRGGASALAASSKM; this comes from the exons ATGGCTGATAACAGAGATAAGGCAACTGATCAAATGAAATTGTGGAAAGAGAGTAGAGGTTCCCAG AGACCGGAAACGCTGACGACGGGGGCCGGCGTCCCGGTGGGGGACAAGCTGAACGAACAGACAGCGGGTCCACGAGGGCCCCTGCTCGTGCAGGACGTCGTGTTCACCGACGAGATGGCGCACTTTGACCGCGAGCGAATCCCAGAGCGAGTGGTGCACGCTAAGGGAGCTG GAGCATTTGGGTACTTTGAGGTCACCCATGATGTCACCCGCTTCTGCAAGGCCAAGGTGTTTCAGCATGTGGGAAAGACTACACCCATCGCCATCCGCTTCTCCACTGTGG cTGGGGAGTCAGGCTCTTCAGACACAGTGCGAGACCCCCGTGGCTTTGCAGTGAAGTTTTACACTGAAGAAGGCAACTGGGACCTGACTGGCAACAACACACCCATCTTCTTCATTCGGGATGCCCTGCTG TTCCCATCCTTCATCCACTCCCAGAAGCGCAACCCCCAGACACATCTGAAGGACCCGGACATGGTGTGGGACTTCTGGAGCCTGCGGCCAGAATCACTGCACCAG GTGTCCTTCCTGTTCAGTGACCGTGGTATTCCTGATGGATATCGCCACATGAACGGCTACGGCTCCCACACCTTCAAGCTGATCAACGCAGAAGGGCATCCAGTCTACTGCAAGTTCCACTACAAG ACTGACCAGGGCATTAAAAACCTGACGCCAGAAGACGCAGATCGTCTAGCATCCACTGACCCCGACTATGCCATCCGAGACTTGTACAACGCCATCTCCAATGGCAACTTCCCCACCTGGACTTTTTACATCCAGGTCATGACCTTTGAGCAGGCAGAGAAGTTCCCATGGAACCCGTTTGACCTGACCAAG GTGTGGTCCCATAAGGAATACCCCCTTATTCCTGTGGGCAAGATGATTCTCAACCGCAACCCTGTCAACTACTTTGCTGAGGTGGAGCAGCTGGCCTTTGACCCCAGCAACATGCCCCCAGGCATCGAGCCGAGCCCTGACAAAATGCTGCAG GGCCGCCTCTTCTCATACCCGGACACCCATCGGCACCGCCTGGGTGCCAACTACCTCCAGCTGCCTGTCAACTGCCCATTCAGAGCCCGTGTGGCTAACTACCAGAGGGATGGGCCCATGTGCATGTTCGAAAACCAGG GTGGTGCCCCTAATTACTACCCCAACAGCTTCAGTGCTCCAGAGACACAGCCCCACTTCATAGAGTCCAAGTTCAAGGTGTCGCCCGACGTGGCTCGCTACAACAGTGCTGATGAGGATAATGTCACACAG GTGCGAACCTTCTACACCCAAGTGTTgaatgaggaggagagacagcgGCTGTGTCAGAACTTGGCAGGACACTTGAAGGGGGCACAGCTCTTCATCCAGAAGCGCATG GTGCAGAACCTGATGGCTGTCCATCCGGACTATGGCAACCGAGTGCAGGCCTTGCTCAACAAGTATAATGCAGAGGCCAAAACG aaTGCTGTCCGGGTGTACACCCGCGGAGGTGCATCTGCCTTGGCTGCTTCCTCCAAGATGTAA